In Cotesia glomerata isolate CgM1 linkage group LG1, MPM_Cglom_v2.3, whole genome shotgun sequence, one genomic interval encodes:
- the LOC123275461 gene encoding protein HEXIM1-like: MEETTSAPSGVEEIDNGYRLDNVRCEKNPTKSSDMSCQKFESGSGSGDHELTHLDDGTDISAKKRKTRRGKPKHRKIKPYTKQQSYNHKLRIRSNSSRVIKKRTQPPAPYNTTQFLMDDHNDLPNLEQKLAGSNTEVQKIIQKPVVSRTRDSSFSVDSDEEYFYSSPEDEEEFLTKEFSSAYEDLHAERLSALSKSELIEEYIQLEAKLDILTKRLRNRTFQQTEERELDNKKSASLTAETSEFEMAKKLKICQQRIDDLIQQNDQLRRDIEALRGKRRKSSISSIDSESDSDSNSSCSCSDSDDSAKHQCTLRNVEHKISKKPMTISDSNNTEDTNISCSTRNRYLRNISSELTINSNTTTPNVGLLPT; the protein is encoded by the coding sequence ccAACCAAATCTTCAGATATGAGttgtcaaaaatttgaaagcgGCAGTGGAAGTGGTGATCATGAATTAACCCATTTAGATGATGGTACAGACATTTCGgcaaaaaaacgaaaaactCGTCGTGGAAAACCAAAACATCGAAAAATTAAGCCTTACACAAAACAGCAATCTTACAATCACAAACTCCGAATCCGCTCAAATTCAAGTCGtgttataaaaaaacgaactCAACCACCAGCTCCTTATAATACTACACAATTTCTAATGGATGATCATAATGATCTGCCAAATTTAGAACAAAAATTAGCAGGCTCTAATACCgaagttcaaaaaattattcagaaaCCGGTAGTATCACGAACAAGAGATTCGAGTTTCAGCGTTGATTCTGATGAAGAGTATTTCTACTCATCTCCTGAAGATGAAGaggaatttttaacaaaagaaTTTTCAAGTGCGTACGAAGACCTTCATGCTGAAAGACTGAGTGCCTTGTCTAAATCTGAATTAATTGAAGAATACATTCAGCTAGAAGCAAAACTCGATATTCTGACCAAACGATTACGTAATAGGACTTTTCAACAGACCGAAGAAAGAGAATTAGATAACAAAAAAAGTGCTTCTTTGACAGCAGAAACTTCAGAGTTTGAAATGgcgaaaaaactaaaaatatgcCAGCAAAGAATAGACGATTTAATACAGCAAAATGATCAGCTGAGAAGAGATATTGAAGCGCTCCGaggaaaaagaagaaaaagttCCATTTCGAGTATTGACAGTGAAAGCGATAGTGATAGTAATAGTAGTTGCAGTTGTTCTGACAGTGATGACTCCGCGAAACATCAATGTACTCTACGCAATGTTGAGCATAAAATCAGCAAAAAACCGATGACTATTAGTGATAGCAATAATACAGAAGATACAAATATTTCATGCTCAACCCGCAACAGATATTTGAGAAATATTTCTTCTGAGCTTACTATTAATTCCAACACCACCACTCCCAACGTTGGTTTACTTCCAACTTGA